The genomic interval CTGGATCGGCGAGGTGATATCGTCAATGTTGATTTTGTTGGCGACCAAAAATGGAGCGCCGACCAGACCGCGTACTGGCTTACGGGTAATCATTCTGACTGAATGAATACTCCCTTCTGCCGCAGCCGTTACTGCATCTAATCCGAGCAGCGCGCCAGTCGGCACGATGATCTGGCCGCCATGCTCACGCGCCAGGTCGATCAAATCCATGCGATCCAGCAAAGCGCCGACACTCAGTACAATTAGGGTTTTTCCTGCGCGCAAGACTGGCTCGGCGATTTCTGGCAGCAGCTCTGCTGGTGCGCATTCCACGACTACGTCAACTGCCTCTGCTAGCTCTTCCAGCGTCAGAATCTTGATGTCTCCCTTCAGGCCTTGCAATATACCTGCGGTTTTTTTAACGTCGCGCACGCTGACCGCGCTGAGTTTCAATCCAAAGATGCCG from Glaciimonas sp. PCH181 carries:
- a CDS encoding aspartate dehydrogenase — translated: MSHKKDLTVGIVGLGAVGKTLVKRLDDGIFGLKLSAVSVRDVKKTAGILQGLKGDIKILTLEELAEAVDVVVECAPAELLPEIAEPVLRAGKTLIVLSVGALLDRMDLIDLAREHGGQIIVPTGALLGLDAVTAAAEGSIHSVRMITRKPVRGLVGAPFLVANKINIDDITSPIQIFSGTAREAAKGFPANLNVVVALALAGIGPDQTQLEIWADPALTRNTHVIEVDSDAASFSMSIQNIPTENPKTGRITAQSVLAALRKLRSPIRVGT